Proteins encoded together in one Bactrocera neohumeralis isolate Rockhampton chromosome 4, APGP_CSIRO_Bneo_wtdbg2-racon-allhic-juicebox.fasta_v2, whole genome shotgun sequence window:
- the LOC126754754 gene encoding uncharacterized protein LOC126754754 — translation MKSLGEQFVWCVLPTCLLWIFNQLALSQAYLRSVRIEEIPFSLADSADETLQKEGRLFGPSLKTEERGILAKSGLEQRRGFFHLFNIPYIVCFFAAKGKWPFIPTFMQGRVDATARTFFKQNDSAIKQFCQKWIQIKQCFRPLFATTSPSDVEQLDPLRSTPCTCANEPIVYFDRDHIGNVSRETILSTIEFLETFLVPPVSPTKKSKKKNRVRSRVDEIDIE, via the exons atgaaatcgcTGGGCGAACAATTTGTCTGGTGCGTGCTGCCCACCTGCCTCCTTTGGATCTTCAACCAACTGGCGCTCAGTCAGGCTTATCTGCGCAGCGTACGCATCGAGGAGATACCATTTAGTCTGGCAGATAGCGCCGACGAAACGCTTCAAAAGGAAGGCCGCTTATTTGGACCGAGCTTAAAGACAGAAGAGCGAGGCATACTAGCGAAATCTGGTCTAGAACAGCGGCGCGGCTTCTTCCATCTCTTCAATATTCCAT ATATAGTTTGCTTCTTTGCCGCCAAAGGCAAATGGCCCTTTATACCGACCTTCATGCAAGGACGTGTCGATGCGACGGCCAGgacatttttcaaacaaaacgaTAGCGCCATAAAGCAGTTTTGCCAAAAGTGGATACAGATAAAGCAGTGCTTCAGACCACTTTTCG caacaacaagcccCAGCGATGTTGAGCAGCTTGATCCGCTACGCTCCACGCCTTGTACTTGCGCCAACGAACCGATTGTTTACTTCGATCGAGATCACATTGGCAATGTAAGCCGTGAAACGATCCTGAGTACTATTGAGTTTCTAGAAACCTTTCTGGTTCCACCAGTGTCGCCCACGAAAAAGTCGAAGAAGAAAAATCGTGTACGCAGTCGCGTGGATGAAATAGATATTGAATGA